The following are from one region of the Pseudomonas putida genome:
- a CDS encoding ABC transporter substrate-binding protein: MKKIPTLLAGLLLAVGLASTDSAASAQRSTPIRFGAIGWESGALTTEILRLIVERGYGYPTDTLPGSTVSMEVALARNDLQVIAEEWAGRSPAWVKAEQAGQVFALGDTVKNAEEGWWVPAYVIEGDTARKLRPMAPDLRSVDDLKHYPQVFRDPESPDKGRFLNSPSGWTSETVNSQKLKAYGLNDLYTNFRSGSGAAMDAEIGSAIRRGQPVLFYYWNPTPLMGRYKLIRLQEPPFDAQAWATLTDAGNPEPKGSSSLPAKLSIGVSKAFREGYPELVSVFERVDLPIDRLNKALADMSEQRTPPRDAALTFLRNNREVWKAWLPADIATKVEGSL; the protein is encoded by the coding sequence ATGAAAAAGATTCCGACGCTGCTGGCCGGCCTGCTGCTCGCAGTCGGCTTGGCCAGCACCGATAGCGCCGCTTCGGCGCAACGCTCCACGCCCATCCGCTTTGGCGCCATCGGTTGGGAAAGCGGCGCGCTCACCACCGAGATCTTGCGGCTGATCGTGGAGCGCGGGTATGGCTACCCCACCGACACCCTGCCCGGCAGTACCGTCAGCATGGAGGTGGCACTGGCGCGCAACGATCTGCAGGTAATAGCCGAGGAATGGGCCGGGCGCAGCCCTGCCTGGGTCAAGGCAGAACAGGCCGGGCAGGTGTTCGCGTTGGGCGACACGGTCAAGAACGCCGAAGAAGGCTGGTGGGTACCGGCCTACGTGATCGAGGGCGATACCGCACGCAAGCTCAGGCCCATGGCGCCCGACCTGCGCAGCGTCGACGACCTCAAGCATTACCCGCAGGTGTTCCGCGACCCCGAGTCGCCCGACAAAGGGCGTTTTCTCAACAGCCCCAGCGGCTGGACATCCGAGACCGTCAACAGCCAGAAACTCAAGGCATACGGGCTGAATGATCTGTATACCAACTTCCGCAGTGGCTCCGGGGCTGCAATGGATGCCGAAATCGGCTCGGCCATCCGCCGTGGCCAGCCGGTGCTTTTCTACTACTGGAACCCGACCCCCTTGATGGGGCGTTACAAGCTCATACGCCTGCAAGAGCCCCCTTTCGATGCCCAGGCCTGGGCCACCCTCACCGATGCCGGCAACCCCGAGCCCAAGGGTAGCAGCTCGCTGCCAGCCAAATTGTCGATTGGCGTGTCCAAGGCCTTTCGCGAGGGCTACCCGGAACTGGTGAGCGTGTTCGAGCGGGTCGACCTGCCCATCGACCGACTGAACAAGGCGCTGGCCGACATGAGCGAACAGCGCACCCCGCCCCGCGACGCAGCCCTTACCTTCCTGCGCAATAACCGCGAAGTGTGGAAAGCCTGGTTGCCTGCGGACATTGCCACCAAGGTCGAGGGCAGCCTGTGA
- a CDS encoding methyl-accepting chemotaxis protein has protein sequence MPLRQLSIQWKITLLAGLCLAGIVTLLVGLSLYRMDHSSDLVKASSMQMLTESAQSRIESQGEVQALNIRRQFMDAYQYGAGFARQVLFLREQAEKRFLDAFDLREDMTRQVRAALQANPDLLGLSLVFEPNALDNKDSLFAGKAELGSNETGRFALYWSQPRVGQLTAMALPEHDMANTEIGPSGQPANTWWVCPRTSGKVCVVEPYFYDIDGQQVLMTSIVFPLAVNGKVIATLSIDINLNSLQALSQEASRSLYEGRTTVGILSPVGLLAGYSADASKLAQRFDQVDSAKGAELVRKLADGKMTIVHDQQRLKVLAAFRPIPDAQPWGVLLDVPENALTGPAEALKQELDALNTSGTLLELGLGLAAAIAGLLMVWLMARGVTRPILGVASMLKDIASGEGDLTRRLTYQKQDELGELAGWFNRFLDKLQPTIAEVKRSVQAARGTADQSSAIAAQTSAGMEQQYRQVDQVATASHEMSATAQDVARSAAQAAQAARDADQATREGLAVIDRTTHSIDALAADMSNAMAEVEGLAQNSEKIGSVLEVIRSIAEQTNLLALNAAIEAARAGEAGRGFAVVADEVRNLAQRTQESVEETRQVIEALQSGTREVVGAMDNSHRQAQGGVQQVGQAVTALQRIGQAVTVITDMNLQIASAAEEQSAVAEEINSNVATIRDVTESLSGQANESARVSQSLNSLANQQQALMDQFRV, from the coding sequence ATGCCTTTGCGACAACTTTCCATTCAGTGGAAGATCACCCTGCTCGCCGGTCTCTGCCTGGCTGGCATCGTCACCTTGCTCGTCGGCCTGTCGCTGTACCGCATGGACCACAGCTCGGACCTGGTCAAGGCCAGCAGCATGCAGATGCTGACCGAGTCGGCGCAGTCGCGCATCGAGTCGCAGGGCGAGGTGCAGGCGCTGAACATCCGCCGCCAGTTCATGGACGCTTACCAGTACGGCGCCGGGTTCGCCCGCCAGGTGCTGTTCCTGCGCGAGCAGGCTGAAAAGCGCTTTCTCGATGCCTTCGACCTGCGCGAGGACATGACCCGCCAGGTGCGCGCTGCGTTGCAGGCCAACCCTGACCTGCTCGGCCTGTCGCTGGTGTTCGAGCCCAATGCCCTGGACAACAAGGACAGCCTGTTCGCCGGCAAGGCGGAACTGGGCAGCAACGAGACCGGGCGCTTCGCCCTGTACTGGTCGCAACCGCGTGTCGGCCAGCTGACGGCCATGGCCTTGCCCGAGCATGACATGGCCAACACCGAGATCGGCCCCAGCGGCCAGCCTGCCAATACCTGGTGGGTGTGCCCACGCACGTCCGGCAAGGTGTGCGTGGTGGAACCCTACTTCTACGACATCGATGGCCAGCAGGTGCTGATGACCAGCATCGTCTTCCCGCTGGCGGTAAACGGCAAGGTGATCGCCACCCTGTCCATCGACATCAACCTCAACAGCCTGCAGGCCCTGAGCCAGGAGGCCAGCCGCAGCCTGTACGAAGGCCGTACCACCGTCGGCATCCTCAGCCCGGTCGGCCTGCTGGCCGGCTACAGCGCCGACGCCAGCAAGCTGGCCCAGCGCTTCGACCAGGTCGACAGCGCCAAGGGTGCCGAACTGGTGCGCAAGCTGGCCGACGGCAAGATGACCATCGTGCACGACCAGCAGCGCCTGAAAGTGCTGGCCGCGTTCCGGCCGATACCGGACGCCCAGCCCTGGGGCGTGCTGCTGGACGTACCGGAAAACGCCCTGACCGGGCCGGCCGAAGCGCTGAAACAGGAACTGGACGCGCTGAACACCAGCGGCACCCTGCTGGAACTTGGCCTGGGCCTGGCGGCGGCGATTGCCGGCCTGCTGATGGTGTGGCTGATGGCCCGCGGCGTTACCCGGCCGATCCTCGGCGTGGCAAGCATGCTCAAGGACATCGCCAGCGGCGAAGGTGACCTGACCCGCCGCCTGACTTACCAGAAGCAGGACGAACTGGGCGAACTGGCCGGCTGGTTCAACCGCTTCCTCGACAAGCTGCAGCCGACCATCGCCGAGGTCAAACGCTCGGTGCAGGCCGCGCGTGGCACCGCCGACCAGTCTTCGGCAATTGCCGCGCAGACCAGCGCCGGCATGGAGCAGCAGTACCGCCAGGTCGATCAGGTGGCCACTGCCTCGCACGAGATGAGTGCCACCGCGCAGGACGTCGCCCGCAGCGCCGCCCAGGCCGCGCAGGCCGCCCGCGACGCCGACCAGGCCACTCGCGAAGGCCTGGCGGTGATAGACCGCACCACCCACAGCATCGATGCCCTGGCCGCCGACATGAGCAACGCCATGGCCGAAGTCGAGGGCCTGGCGCAGAACAGCGAGAAGATCGGTTCGGTGCTGGAGGTGATCCGTTCGATCGCCGAACAGACCAACCTGCTGGCGCTCAACGCCGCCATCGAGGCGGCCCGAGCCGGTGAAGCCGGCCGTGGCTTTGCCGTGGTCGCGGACGAGGTGCGCAACCTGGCCCAGCGCACTCAGGAGTCGGTGGAGGAAACCCGCCAGGTGATCGAAGCGTTGCAGAGCGGCACCCGCGAAGTGGTCGGGGCCATGGACAACAGCCACCGCCAGGCCCAGGGCGGCGTGCAGCAGGTTGGCCAGGCCGTCACCGCGCTGCAGCGCATCGGCCAGGCGGTGACGGTGATCACCGACATGAACCTGCAAATCGCCTCGGCCGCCGAGGAACAAAGCGCAGTGGCGGAGGAAATCAACAGCAACGTGGCAACCATCCGTGATGTCACCGAGTCGCTGTCGGGGCAAGCCAACGAGTCGGCGCGGGTGAGCCAGTCGCTGAACAGCCTGGCCAACCAGCAACAGGCGCTGATGGACCAGTTCCGCGTCTGA
- a CDS encoding Na+/H+ antiporter family protein gives MNAVIAAVGIMLILSLSRVHVVIALIIGALAGGLVGGLGIEGTLKAFNGGLGGGATVALSYALLGAFAVAIAKSGLAHALADRALAMIERQGHANGGKVKWLLVGLMLVVAVSSQNILPIHIAFIPLLVPPLLYVLTRLRIDRRLIACVITFGLITPYMFLPVGFGKIFLNEILLANVARAGADVSGVNVTHAMAIPAAGMLAGLLLAVFISYRKKRDYDLARIEQVEQVSVQYNPLTLLVAGLAIASAFIVQLWLDSMIIGAMVGFLIFSLSGIVRWKDTDDLFTEGMKMMAMIGFIMIAASGFADVMKATGDVKSLVEASAQWIDHSKGIGALLMLLVGLLVTMGIGSSFSTVPILAAIFVPLCVQLGFDPLATVCIVGTAGALGDAGSPASDSTLGPTSGLNVDGQHHHIWDTVVPTFIHYNLPLLAFGWLAAMTL, from the coding sequence ATGAATGCTGTGATCGCCGCGGTCGGCATCATGCTGATACTCAGCCTGTCCCGCGTGCACGTGGTCATCGCCCTGATCATCGGGGCCCTGGCCGGCGGGCTGGTGGGCGGCCTGGGTATCGAGGGTACGCTCAAGGCCTTCAACGGCGGCCTCGGCGGCGGGGCCACGGTCGCCCTGTCGTATGCACTGCTGGGCGCATTTGCCGTGGCCATCGCCAAGTCCGGCCTGGCCCACGCCCTGGCCGACCGCGCCCTGGCCATGATCGAGCGCCAGGGCCATGCCAATGGCGGCAAGGTCAAATGGCTGCTGGTGGGCCTGATGCTGGTGGTGGCGGTGTCGTCGCAGAACATCCTGCCTATCCACATCGCCTTCATCCCGTTGCTGGTGCCGCCGCTGTTGTACGTGCTGACCCGCCTGCGCATCGACCGTCGGCTGATCGCCTGCGTCATCACCTTCGGCCTGATCACCCCCTACATGTTCCTGCCGGTGGGCTTTGGCAAAATCTTCCTCAACGAAATCCTGCTGGCCAACGTGGCCCGCGCGGGTGCCGACGTGAGTGGCGTGAATGTGACCCACGCCATGGCCATCCCGGCCGCCGGCATGTTGGCCGGCCTGTTGCTGGCGGTGTTCATCAGCTACCGCAAGAAGCGTGACTACGACCTGGCGCGCATCGAGCAGGTGGAGCAGGTGAGTGTGCAGTACAACCCGCTGACCCTGCTGGTGGCAGGGCTGGCGATTGCTTCGGCGTTCATCGTGCAGTTGTGGCTGGACTCGATGATCATCGGCGCCATGGTCGGCTTCCTGATCTTCTCGCTGTCGGGCATCGTGCGCTGGAAAGACACTGACGACCTGTTCACCGAAGGCATGAAGATGATGGCCATGATCGGCTTCATCATGATTGCCGCCTCGGGCTTTGCCGACGTGATGAAGGCGACCGGTGACGTGAAGAGCCTGGTGGAAGCCTCGGCGCAGTGGATCGACCATAGCAAGGGCATCGGTGCCTTGCTGATGCTGTTGGTGGGCCTGCTGGTGACCATGGGCATCGGCTCGTCGTTCTCCACCGTGCCGATCCTGGCCGCGATCTTCGTGCCGCTGTGCGTGCAGCTGGGCTTCGACCCGCTGGCCACAGTGTGCATCGTGGGTACTGCCGGTGCCCTGGGTGATGCGGGCTCGCCTGCCTCGGACTCGACCCTGGGCCCGACCTCGGGGTTGAACGTGGACGGCCAGCACCACCATATCTGGGACACCGTGGTGCCCACCTTCATCCACTACAACCTGCCACTGCTGGCGTTCGGCTGGTTGGCGGCGATGACGCTGTAA